A region of Sesamum indicum cultivar Zhongzhi No. 13 linkage group LG7, S_indicum_v1.0, whole genome shotgun sequence DNA encodes the following proteins:
- the LOC105167111 gene encoding 17.3 kDa class I heat shock protein-like — translation MSLIPSVFGRRSSVFDPLSMDLWDPFRDWPVSSSDETSQLAATRIDWKETPEAHVFKADVPGLKKEEVKVEVEEGNVLQISGERTREKEEKNDTWHRVERSSGKFLRRFRLPENAKMDQIKASMENGVLTVTVPKEEVKKPEVKAIQISG, via the coding sequence ATGTCGCTGATCCCAAGTGTTTTCGGCCGACGAAGCAGCGTTTTCGACCCACTCTCCATGGATCTCTGGGACCCTTTCCGTGACTGGCCTGTCAGTTCCTCCGACGAGACCTCGCAGTTGGCGGCCACCAGGATTGACTGGAAGGAGACGCCGGAGGCCCACGTGTTCAAGGCGGATGTTCCAGGGCTGAAGAAGGAGGAGGTGAAGGTGGAGGTGGAGGAAGGGAATGTCCTCCAGATAAGCGGCGAACGCACCCGTGAGAAAGAGGAGAAGAACGACACATGGCACCGTGTGGAGAGGAGCTCCGGGAAGTTCCTGCGCCGATTCAGGCTGCCGGAGAACGCGAAGATGGATCAGATCAAAGCCAGCATGGAGAATGGTGTGCTGACTGTCACAGTTCCAAAGGAGGAAGTGAAGAAGCCTGAGGTAAAGGCCATTCAGATTTCAGGCTAA
- the LOC105167112 gene encoding uncharacterized protein LOC105167112, whose amino-acid sequence MADSVEGAGFWLPSEFFDDFLMDKENFDKTNASDSDSEFCFPTDFPYDFETNSHERLEKRWVMSTSPQSTLAHLGSWMGGSAGGSSNGSPNGVPSPPTTPLGSKNDAVGNLIYRAAGQVAKLKLNGGGGPGPTKHKGLLDSPRSVEQLYAATKNPNPCVFQSIYLQQQMVKQQKQGCGMWYSEPQMYQVGSGRTAGGVGEDAWPIQQNPTRIPGTGTRAVLYGGSGGGAAAKRVCAGTGVFLPRRYGSNNECNAYSSDSRKKPGYSVPFAPDRNVHSLNNNFDDMNGFAQSQPHRHSTKVNRGFVPEYDLLLARRNAMVLQHRRSLLLAGGTSPMNRGVYLPQEWTY is encoded by the exons ATGGCTGATAGTGTTGAAGGAGCTGGGTTCTGGTTGCCTTCCGAGTTCTTTGATGATTTTCTCATGGACAAAGAGAACTTCGACAAGACCAACGCCTCCGACTCCGACTCCGAGTTCTGCTTCCCTACCGACTTCCCATATGATTTTGAAACTAACAGCCATGAACGTCTTGAG aaGCGTTGGGTGATGTCGACTTCGCCTCAGTCGACGTTGGCCCATCTTGGGAGTTGGATGGGCGGGAGCGCCGGTGGGTCGAGCAACGGAAGCCCGAACGGCGTTCCTTCGCCTCCCACAACACCGTTAGGTTCTAAAAATGACGCGGTTGGGAATCTGATTTACCGCGCCGCCGGTCAAGTTGCGAAGCTCAAGCTGAACGGCGGTGGGGGTCCTGGGCCGACTAAACATAAGGGCCTTCTGGACTCTCCGAGAAGCGTCGAGCAACTATACGCCGCTACGAAAAATCCCAACCCTTGTGTTTTCCAGAGCATTTAT TTACAGCAGCAGATGGTGAAGCAGCAGAAACAGGGGTGTGGAATGTGGTACAGTGAGCCACAAATGTATCAAGTGGGGAGTGGAAGAACAGCCGGGGGAGTGGGTGAAGATGCATGGCCCATCCAGCAAAACCCTACCCGTATACCCGGGACAGGTACGAGGGCCGTTTTGTATGGCGGATCTGGTGGCGGTGCGGCGGCGAAACGCGTATGCGCAGGGACAGGAGTGTTTTTGCCTCGGAGATATGGGAGTAATAATGAGTGTAACGCTTATTCTTCGGATTCTCGGAAGAAGCCAG GTTATTCAGTTCCTTTTGCCCCAGACAGAAATGTTCATTCCCTCAACAACAACTTTGATGATATGAATGGTTTTGCTCAATCCCAACCACATCGTCACTCCACCAAGGTCAACCGAGGATTCGTCCCCGAATACG atcTGTTGTTGGCTCGGCGGAACGCGATGGTGCTGCAACATCGGCGGAGTCTACTACTTGCGGGAGGCACGTCTCCAATGAACCGTGGGGTGTACCTTCCTCAGGAGTGGACTTACTGA
- the LOC105167113 gene encoding protein GUCD1 isoform X1, which translates to MWSIHLLLNKLLKPDEENFEGSAGNHFNFVETYSIEESSNNGKHETSVLSHFIEVPHINQQHTWDCGLACVLMILRALGIYDCNIQELEELCCTTSIWTVDLAYLLQKFSVRFTYCTVTLGANPDFSVERFYKDQLPNDLVRVNMLFQEAREAGIDIECRSVSAKEISDFILSGKYVAIALVDQYKLSHSQLEDACVSDFYSGSPGYTVAPAGHYVVICGYDAVTNEFEIRDPASSRKHERVTSRCLEQAHKSFGTDEDLLLISLERGGSESNPSGFFSL; encoded by the exons ATGTGGTCTATACATCTCCTCCTGAACAAACTTTTGAAACCGgatgaagaaaattttgaaggttCAGCTGGAAATCACTTTAACTTTGTTGAGACCTACTCTATTGAAGAATCATCAAACAATGGCAAGCATGAAACTTCTGTCTTGTCCCACTTCATTGAA GTCCCTCATATAAACCAACAGCACACATGGGATTGTGGTCTTGCTTGCGTTCTAATGATTTTGAGAGCTCTTGGCATCTATGACTGTAACATTCAAGAACTGGAAGAGCTTTGCTGTACCACTAG TATTTGGACTGTTGATTTAGCATATTTGCTGCAGAAGTTTTCTGTAAGATTTACATACTGCACAGTTACATTAGGAGCAAATCCAGATTTTTCTGTCGAGAGATTTTACAAG GACCAATTGCCTAATGATCTAGTACGAGTAAATATGCTGTTCCAGGAAGCGCGGGAAGCTGGAATCGACATAGAG TGCAGATCAGTTAGTGCCAAAGAAATTTCTGACTTTATCTTGTCTGGAAAATATGTTGCTATTGCTTTAGTCGATCAGTATAAATTAAG TCATTCGCAGCTAGAGGATGCTTGTGTTTCAGACTTCTATAGTGGCAGCCCAGGCTACACCG TGGCCCCTGCAGGTCACTATGTTGTTATTTGTGGCTATGATGCTGTTACCAACGAGTTTGAGATTCGAGATCCAGCCAGCTCAAG gaaaCATGAGAGGGTTACATCACGGTGTTTAGAACAGGCCCATAAATCTTTTGGTACCGATGAAGATCTTTTGCTG ATTTCTCTTGAGAGGGGAGGTAGTGAAAGCAACCCTTCAGGGTTCTTTTCCTTGTGA
- the LOC105167113 gene encoding protein GUCD1 isoform X2 encodes MWSIHLLLNKLLKPDEENFEGSAGNHFNFVETYSIEESSNNGKHETSVLSHFIEVPHINQQHTWDCGLACVLMILRALGIYDCNIQELEELCCTTSIWTVDLAYLLQKFSVRFTYCTVTLGANPDFSVERFYKDQLPNDLVRVNMLFQEAREAGIDIECRSVSAKEISDFILSGKYVAIALVDQYKLSHSQLEDACVSDFYSGSPGYTGHYVVICGYDAVTNEFEIRDPASSRKHERVTSRCLEQAHKSFGTDEDLLLISLERGGSESNPSGFFSL; translated from the exons ATGTGGTCTATACATCTCCTCCTGAACAAACTTTTGAAACCGgatgaagaaaattttgaaggttCAGCTGGAAATCACTTTAACTTTGTTGAGACCTACTCTATTGAAGAATCATCAAACAATGGCAAGCATGAAACTTCTGTCTTGTCCCACTTCATTGAA GTCCCTCATATAAACCAACAGCACACATGGGATTGTGGTCTTGCTTGCGTTCTAATGATTTTGAGAGCTCTTGGCATCTATGACTGTAACATTCAAGAACTGGAAGAGCTTTGCTGTACCACTAG TATTTGGACTGTTGATTTAGCATATTTGCTGCAGAAGTTTTCTGTAAGATTTACATACTGCACAGTTACATTAGGAGCAAATCCAGATTTTTCTGTCGAGAGATTTTACAAG GACCAATTGCCTAATGATCTAGTACGAGTAAATATGCTGTTCCAGGAAGCGCGGGAAGCTGGAATCGACATAGAG TGCAGATCAGTTAGTGCCAAAGAAATTTCTGACTTTATCTTGTCTGGAAAATATGTTGCTATTGCTTTAGTCGATCAGTATAAATTAAG TCATTCGCAGCTAGAGGATGCTTGTGTTTCAGACTTCTATAGTGGCAGCCCAGGCTACACCG GTCACTATGTTGTTATTTGTGGCTATGATGCTGTTACCAACGAGTTTGAGATTCGAGATCCAGCCAGCTCAAG gaaaCATGAGAGGGTTACATCACGGTGTTTAGAACAGGCCCATAAATCTTTTGGTACCGATGAAGATCTTTTGCTG ATTTCTCTTGAGAGGGGAGGTAGTGAAAGCAACCCTTCAGGGTTCTTTTCCTTGTGA
- the LOC105167115 gene encoding rop guanine nucleotide exchange factor 5 (The sequence of the model RefSeq protein was modified relative to this genomic sequence to represent the inferred CDS: added 38 bases not found in genome assembly), with protein sequence MESVAEKSKKNDEFESVSGGSMTESSESSRSTSSDSRSSAHIFSPAQLGWPIRKPANCLKNGFCEGKSKARLNVESGDDESKLKKQGPKASEIQMMKERFAKLLLGEDMSGSGKGVCPALTISNAITNLCATVFGQLWRLEPLPSEKKSMWKREMEWLLSVSDHIVELTPSWQTFSDGSRLEVMTSRTRSDLAINLPALRKLDNMLLEILDGFTNTEFWYVDQGIVAPEADGSVSFQKSIQRQEEKWWLPVPRVPPGGLPEATRRQLNHKRESASQILKAATAINSIALSEMEVPESYLETLPKNGRACLGDVIYRYITSEHFSSECLLDCLDLSSEHAALEIANRVEAAIYVWRKRQHPKPPSQPNHCAAKSSWEIVRDLMIYGDKRELLAERAENLLLSLKQRFPCLTQTTLDASKIQYNKDVGKSILESYSRVLESLAFNIVARIEDLLYVDNITKQSDKLTSASTVSFLSDKKFPVPYSVPVSGTPYRTAYTTPNFSPAHLVSPARGEKTPFLSGNCNKPARRGLGVKRVLTNYLGGDAKVKNCGYIIEGPGSISNRTTEGTMSHQSMEGKESSSICSESRPQKIDR encoded by the exons ATGGAAAGTGTAGCTGAGAAGAGCAAGAAGAATGATGAGTTTGAGTCGGTTAGTGGTGGCTCTATGACAGAGTCAAGTGAGAGCAGCCGAAGCACGAGCAGTGATAGCAGATCGAGTGCTCATATTTTTTCTCCAGCTCAATTGGGGTGGCCTATTAGAAAGCCTGccaattgtttgaaaaatggcTTTTGTGAAGGGAAAAGCAAAGCCCGTTTGAATGTTGAGAGCGGTGATGATGAGTCTAAGTTAAAGAAGCAGGGTCCCAAAGCTTCGG CTTGGTGAAGATATGTCTGGAAGTGGTAAAGGAGTTTGCCCTGCATTGACCATTTCAAATGCCATCACCAACCTATGTG CTACTGTGTTTGGCCAACTGTGGAGATTGGAACCATTGCCATCTGAAAAGAAATCCATGTGGAAAAGAGAGATGGAATGGCTTCTTTCTGTGAGTGATCATATTGTTGAACTGACGCCTTCTTGGCAAACATTTTCTGATGGAAGTAGACTTGAG GTGATGACTTCTCGAACAAGATCGGATCTAGCTATTAATCTGCCTGCTCTTCGCAAACTTGATAATATGCTACTT GAAATACTGGATGGATTTACCAATACCGAATTTTGGTATGTCGATCAAGGTATAGTAGCACCAGAAGCTGATGGATCCGTCTCTTTCCAGAAATCTATCCAACGGCAGGAGGAGAAATGGTGGCTGCCTGTGCCACGTGTTCCTCCTGGTGGTCTTCCTGAGGCCACGAGAAGGCAATTAAATCACAAGCGTGAATCCGCAAGTCAGATTCTTAAAGCTGCTACGGCCATTAACAGCATTGCTTTATCTGAGATGGAAGTTCCAGAATCATACTTGGAAACTCTTCCGAAG aatggGAGAGCCTGTCTTGGGGATGTTATCTACCGTTACATCACTTCAGAACATTTCTCCTCGGAGTGCTTGCTTGATTGCCTCGATCTGTCTTCTGAACATGCTGCTCTTGAGATAGCAAACCGGGTGGAGGCAGCAATCTACGTGTGGCGTAAACGACAACATCCCAAGCCCCCATCTCAACCAAACCATTGTGCTGCCAAATCGTCATGGGAGATTGTCAGGGATCTCATGATATATGGTGACAAGAGGGAATTGCTTGCTGAAAGAGCTGAAAACCTCCTGCTATCTTTGAAACAACGTTTCCCGTGCCTCACACAGACTACTTTGGATGCCAGCAAAATACAGTACAACAAG GATGTGGGGAAGTCTATTCTGGAGAGCTACTCAAGAGTCTTGGAGAGTTTGGCATTCAACATTGTGGCGCGTATAGAGGATCTACTATATGTGGACAACATAACCAAGCAGTCTGATAAACTGACATCTGCATCGACAGTAAGTTTCCTTTCAGACAAGAAGTTCCCGGTTCCATACTCAGTGCCCGTCTCAGGCACCCCCTACCGAACAGCGTATACAACACCCAACTTCTCCCCGGCTCATCTGGTGAGCCCTGCACGAGGGGAAAAGACGCCGTTTCTGAGTGGCAATTGCAACAAGCCTGCACGTCGTGGCTTAGGAGTCAAAAGAGTCCTCACAAATTATCTTGGTGGTGATGCAAAGGTCAAGAATTGTGGCTATATTATCGAAGGCCCCGGTTCCATTTCAAACAGAACAACTGAAGGGACGATGTCTCATCAGAGCATGGAAGGGAAGGAATCGTCTTCCATTTGTAGTGAGTCTAGGCCACAAAAGATAGACCGGTAG
- the LOC105167116 gene encoding uncharacterized protein LOC105167116: MKCFFILGLLAISSFNYAYAAGECPRSTPDMEAMKLIPCAEAAQDPNASVSSSCCAQVKRIGQNPKCLCAVMLSDVAKSSGVKPEIALTIPKRCNFADRPVGYKCGPYTLP; this comes from the exons ATGAAGTGCTTTTTCATTCTTGGACTCCTGGCAATTTCCAGCTTCAACTACGCATACGCGGCCGGCGAGTGCCCCCGATCCACTCCCGATATGGAGGCCATGAAGCTGATCCCGTGTGCGGAGGCTGCGCAAGACCCCAATGCCTCCGTTTCCAGCAGCTGCTGCGCTCAGGTGAAGAGAATCGGACAGAATCCTAAATGCCTCTGCGCTGTCATGCTATCTGATGTGGCTAAGAGCTCCGGCGTCAAGCCCGAGATTGCCTTGACTATTCCCAAGCGATGCAACTTTGCTGACAGGCCCGTCGGCTACAAGTGTGGAC CTTACACATTGCCTTGA
- the LOC105167117 gene encoding uncharacterized protein LOC105167117 translates to MEKAKTVVGGSSSSSSSSTSSSFTTDLFGPKESSSKSSSSSTAFFGSIFGPPTSMVSGRDTSAPDFGHNYGNAKNGTDYGTQKVINPMKKDKNPEYENGRVEPCYYNSSIYYGGQDVYSPTTPNITPPHNNFKKDGGEDTNESNCSCASRGNWWQGSLYY, encoded by the exons ATGGAGAAAGCAAAGACAGTGGTAGGAGgatcatcttcatcttcatcttcatcaacaTCATCGTCTTTTACTACGGATCTGTTTGGTCCGAAAGAGTCGTCCTCAAAGTCTTCGTCCTCGTCCACAGCTTTCTTTGGATCAATCTTTGGTCCACCAACCTCcatg GTGAGTGGAAGAGACACCTCTGCCCCAGATTTTGGACACAACTATGGCAATGCCAAAAATGGAACAG ATTATGGAACTCAGAAAGTCATTAATCCGATGAAAAAAGACAAGAATCCCGAGTACGAGAATGGAAGAGTTGAACCCTGTTATTACAACTCATCCATCTACTATGGTGGCCAAGACGTTTATTCTCCCACAACTCCGAATATTACTCCTCCACATAATAAT ttCAAGAAAGACGGAGGAGAGGATACGAATGAGAGCAATTGTAGCTGTGCATCAAGAGGAAATTGGTGGCAAG GATCACTGTATTACTAA
- the LOC105167118 gene encoding cell division cycle protein 123 homolog: MTEEDINRCQIQEWYPNFKSCSIKTIIHELPESFVQYLLDDSGPFLLPLSITNDDALPNRVHKPEEQEDFVTLEGSGDEAEEPVPPPSFPEFEMEIKASIGSLGGAVFPKLNWSAPKDSAWISSTGNLKCTNFSEIALLLRSSDSVVHDLCHAYDSCTDKTASRPSSFFLALRKWYPSLKPEMEFRCFVRHKLLVGICQREVTNFYPALLEKKDDLEMMIEEFFMEKVKGNFGSESYTFDVYVTKDRRVKLLDFNPWGASTLPLMFTWDELEEKLREEGNELEFRIVEGRCGIRPGLKTAVPYDYLDTSQGSGWDQFLRNADEELRRQTSSTEAGA; encoded by the coding sequence ATGACGGAAGAAGACATAAATAGGTGCCAGATTCAGGAATGGTACCCGAACTTCAAATCCTGCTccataaaaacaataattcatGAGCTTCCAGAGTCCTTTGTCCAATACCTGCTCGATGATTCTGGCCCATTCCTCCTCCCTCTTTCAATTACAAATGATGATGCTCTGCCAAACAGAGTCCATAAACCGGAAGAGCAAGAAGATTTTGTCACACTTGAGGGATCCGGAGATGAAGCCGAGGAACCCGTACCACCCCCGTCTTTTCCGGAATTTGAAATGGAAATTAAAGCATCCATTGGATCCCTCGGGGGAGCTGTCTTTCCTAAGCTTAACTGGAGTGCACCTAAAGATTCCGCTTGGATCAGTTCAACTGGGAATCTCAAATGTACCAATTTCTCAGAGATTGCCCTTCTGCTACGGTCGTCTGACTCAGTTGTCCATGATCTTTGCCATGCATATGATTCATGCACAGATAAGACTGCATCAAGGCCATCAAGTTTCTTCCTTGCACTCCGCAAATGGTACCCTTCTCTAAAACCTGAGATGGAATTTCGTTGCTTTGTACGCCATAAACTCCTTGTCGGGATTTGTCAACGGGAGGTAACTAACTTTTATCCTGCTCTTCTTGAGAAGAAAGATGATTTGGAAATGATGATCGAGGAATTTTTCATGGAGAAGGTGAAGGGGAATTTTGGATCTGAGAGTTACACATTTGATGTGTATGTCACAAAAGATAGACGAGTTAAGCTTTTGGATTTCAACCCTTGGGGTGCATCTACTCTACCCCTGATGTTTACATGGGATGAATTGGAAGAGAAGTTGAGAGAAGAAGGCAATGAGTTGGAATTTAGGATTGTGGAGGGCCGCTGTGGAATTCGTCCGGGTTTAAAAACTGCAGTTCCTTATGATTATTTGGATACAAGTCAAGGAAGTGGCTGGGATCAGTTCCTAAGAAATGCTGATGAGGAATTGAGGCGGCAAACATCATCTACTGAAGCAGGAGCTTGA